A genomic window from Halogeometricum borinquense DSM 11551 includes:
- a CDS encoding winged helix-turn-helix domain-containing protein — MSETDAAEDRLLTDCVDCLDPAEAFAVVGNETRLAILEALWRSADRPVAFSDLRRRVGMRDSAQFNYHLGKLTGQFVAKTDEGYEFRHAGEKVVRAVLSGSFNENPTVEPFEVPGECADCGGTLTASYVDEHLSVGCRECGRLHAHAPFPPGGLTDRSDEEVAHAFDQRVRHLHCLAADGVCPECGGRMATTLSQDAGPLDVAACSVHRCEQCDHRIRSPVGLSLLDQSDVVGFHTSHTVDLRSRPHWTFEWCVGDRTTVLDDDPWRVRVAIPLNEEELRVTLDSELAVVAVERRRLD; from the coding sequence ATGAGCGAAACAGACGCCGCCGAAGACCGCCTCCTCACAGACTGTGTGGACTGTCTCGATCCTGCGGAGGCGTTCGCCGTCGTCGGCAACGAGACGCGACTTGCGATCCTCGAAGCGCTCTGGCGGTCGGCGGACCGACCTGTGGCGTTCTCCGACCTCCGCCGCCGCGTGGGGATGCGCGACAGCGCACAGTTCAACTACCACCTCGGCAAGTTGACCGGGCAGTTCGTCGCAAAGACCGACGAAGGCTACGAATTCAGACACGCAGGGGAGAAAGTCGTTCGCGCGGTCCTTTCGGGCAGTTTCAACGAGAATCCGACGGTCGAACCGTTCGAGGTGCCGGGCGAGTGTGCTGACTGCGGTGGAACGCTCACTGCCTCGTATGTGGACGAACATCTCTCGGTCGGCTGTCGAGAGTGCGGCCGCCTCCACGCCCACGCGCCGTTCCCGCCAGGCGGCCTGACCGACCGGTCGGACGAAGAAGTCGCACACGCGTTCGACCAGCGGGTTCGCCACTTGCACTGCCTTGCCGCTGATGGTGTCTGCCCGGAGTGTGGCGGCCGCATGGCGACGACACTGTCACAGGACGCAGGGCCGCTCGATGTGGCGGCCTGTTCGGTGCATCGCTGTGAGCAGTGCGACCACCGTATCCGGTCACCGGTCGGCTTGAGCCTCCTTGATCAGTCTGACGTCGTCGGATTCCACACGTCGCATACTGTCGATTTGAGGAGTCGTCCACACTGGACGTTCGAATGGTGCGTCGGCGACCGGACCACAGTTCTGGATGACGACCCGTGGCGGGTCCGCGTTGCTATCCCGCTGAACGAGGAGGAACTGCGCGTGACACTCGACAGCGAACTCGCTGTCGTCGCCGTCGAGCGACGCCGCCTCGACTGA
- the pdxS gene encoding pyridoxal 5'-phosphate synthase lyase subunit PdxS has protein sequence MPEETDLEELRRGTELVKRGFAQMQKGGVIMDVVDAEQARIAEEAGAVAVMALEAVPADIRKRGGVSRMADPETVKEIIDAVSIPVMGKARIGHHTEAQILESIGVDMIDESEVLTMADDRYHIDKRDFTAPFVCGARNLGEALRRINEGAAMIRTKGEAGTGDVNQAVHHQRNIKGSIRKLQGMTHQEREKWAREHEAPAELVHETAEMGRLPVVNFAAGGIATPADAALMMHHECDGIFVGSGIFGAEDPEAMGKAIVEAVNNWDNPDQLAEIASGIGKGMKGQSNQDMPEEEKLQGRGV, from the coding sequence ATGCCCGAGGAGACTGATTTGGAGGAGCTTCGTCGCGGGACGGAACTCGTCAAGCGCGGGTTCGCACAGATGCAGAAAGGCGGCGTCATCATGGACGTTGTCGATGCCGAACAGGCCCGAATCGCAGAGGAAGCGGGCGCAGTTGCGGTGATGGCGCTGGAAGCCGTCCCGGCCGACATCCGCAAGCGCGGCGGCGTCTCCCGCATGGCCGACCCCGAGACGGTCAAAGAGATCATCGACGCTGTCTCCATCCCGGTGATGGGGAAGGCTCGAATCGGTCACCACACGGAAGCGCAGATTCTCGAATCCATCGGCGTGGACATGATTGACGAGAGTGAGGTCCTCACGATGGCCGACGACCGCTACCACATCGACAAGCGCGACTTCACCGCGCCGTTCGTCTGCGGTGCCCGCAATCTCGGCGAGGCACTCCGCCGCATCAACGAAGGCGCGGCGATGATTCGAACGAAGGGTGAGGCTGGCACGGGCGACGTGAACCAGGCAGTCCACCACCAGCGCAACATCAAGGGCTCCATCCGCAAACTCCAGGGGATGACCCACCAAGAACGCGAAAAGTGGGCGCGAGAACACGAAGCCCCCGCTGAACTCGTCCACGAGACGGCCGAGATGGGCCGTCTTCCGGTCGTGAACTTCGCCGCTGGCGGCATCGCTACGCCCGCTGACGCCGCCCTCATGATGCACCACGAGTGCGACGGCATCTTCGTCGGCTCCGGTATCTTCGGCGCCGAGGACCCCGAAGCGATGGGCAAAGCCATCGTCGAAGCCGTCAACAACTGGGACAATCCTGACCAACTCGCCGAAATCGCCTCCGGCATCGGCAAGGGGATGAAAGGCCAGTCCAATCAAGACATGCCCGAAGAGGAGAAACTGCAGGGTCGCGGCGTCTAA
- a CDS encoding eCIS core domain-containing protein, which yields MGFRSANEVQKKTQWSPSSERDRVDSSRRQRSGRLTAQGCEQRFGMDMYRNGLEVIVQRLVKQHGAGQVQQWADEGMTVDTMGKPRDMRAFRERQKQRPAEVPKDIERRNAKSVQRSRGAHHEASKSGNAQVPDSVRDVISSPGQQLDSSIQQAMEERMGESLDDVRIHTGSRAANACEDINARAFTVGNHVAFNHGEYDPSSTEGQHLLAHELAHVRQQTGGAVSMLPQEGKLEIDPDERLEREAEETAQRVMSGGKLGIYRMHKADVHIQRWRDQPRDNIGRFAEKDTEQYKQKKYSIDHRPPYAPGQVEEVWNRARSEGIDDKVRDPNTEEVLTWDKDRGRGEQWHMGHKKQREYRYLLEYYQQGIISEEEFVKEYQNPDHYQAEAPRENMGRRHEGVGRYWKQKWGDIEGEKHG from the coding sequence ATGGGATTTCGCTCCGCGAACGAGGTGCAAAAGAAAACCCAATGGTCTCCTTCTAGCGAGCGGGACCGCGTGGACTCCTCGCGTCGGCAACGCAGTGGACGGCTGACCGCACAGGGCTGCGAACAGCGCTTCGGCATGGACATGTATCGGAATGGATTGGAGGTGATAGTCCAACGTCTTGTCAAACAACACGGCGCGGGCCAAGTCCAGCAGTGGGCCGACGAGGGCATGACCGTGGACACGATGGGCAAACCGCGCGACATGCGTGCATTCCGTGAACGGCAAAAACAGCGTCCTGCCGAAGTGCCCAAAGACATAGAGCGCCGGAACGCTAAATCAGTCCAGCGCAGTCGTGGCGCGCACCACGAGGCGTCGAAATCTGGAAACGCGCAAGTCCCCGATTCGGTTCGTGACGTGATTTCTTCGCCAGGCCAGCAACTCGATAGCTCAATTCAACAAGCGATGGAAGAGCGCATGGGCGAGAGTTTGGACGACGTGCGTATCCATACTGGGTCACGCGCCGCAAACGCCTGTGAGGATATCAACGCTCGCGCGTTCACGGTGGGAAATCATGTCGCGTTCAACCACGGCGAGTACGACCCTTCTTCAACAGAAGGTCAACACCTGCTCGCTCACGAGTTAGCGCATGTGAGACAGCAAACAGGTGGGGCCGTCTCGATGCTCCCGCAAGAAGGGAAATTAGAAATTGATCCTGACGAGCGTCTCGAACGGGAAGCCGAAGAGACGGCCCAGCGGGTGATGAGCGGCGGGAAACTCGGCATCTATCGGATGCACAAAGCCGATGTGCACATTCAGCGGTGGAGAGATCAGCCTCGGGACAATATCGGTCGATTCGCCGAAAAAGACACAGAACAGTATAAGCAGAAAAAATACAGTATTGATCATCGACCACCGTACGCTCCAGGACAAGTCGAAGAAGTCTGGAACAGAGCAAGATCAGAGGGAATTGACGACAAGGTTCGAGATCCAAACACAGAAGAAGTGCTAACGTGGGACAAAGACAGAGGTAGAGGAGAACAATGGCATATGGGCCACAAAAAACAGCGAGAATACAGATATCTTCTTGAGTATTATCAACAAGGAATTATATCGGAAGAGGAATTCGTGAAAGAGTACCAGAATCCGGACCACTACCAAGCTGAAGCACCAAGAGAAAATATGGGTAGAAGACATGAAGGAGTAGGAAGGTATTGGAAGCAAAAATGGGGAGATATCGAAGGTGAGAAACATGGCTGA
- a CDS encoding homoserine kinase, whose translation MRTVRAPATSANLGSGFDVFGVALDRPADVIRVEKASRTTIEVTGVGSQYIPEDPEKNVVGAVAEALDAPAHIQIDKGVRPSSGLGSSAASAAGAALALNALYDRGYSRSELVPAAAEGEAVVSGEAHVDNVAPALLGGFTVAREDEVTTVDTDISLVACLPEIAISTRDARRVVPTRADMEDVVHTVGSAATLAVGMCRSDPELVGRGMDERLVTPARSELITGYENVRTAALDAGATGVTVSGAGPSVLAACYPDDRRQVAAAMVDGFDDAGVEARAYQTRVGGGAVVF comes from the coding sequence ATGCGAACGGTTAGGGCACCCGCGACGAGTGCGAACCTCGGGAGCGGCTTCGACGTCTTCGGCGTCGCCCTCGACCGGCCTGCCGACGTGATCCGGGTCGAAAAAGCCTCGCGCACGACGATTGAAGTTACGGGCGTCGGCAGTCAGTACATCCCCGAAGACCCCGAGAAGAACGTCGTTGGGGCCGTCGCAGAGGCGTTGGACGCACCCGCACACATCCAGATCGACAAAGGCGTCAGGCCATCATCTGGTCTCGGTTCTTCTGCGGCCAGCGCTGCAGGTGCCGCACTCGCGTTGAACGCCCTGTACGACCGCGGATACTCACGTTCGGAGTTAGTCCCCGCCGCCGCCGAAGGTGAGGCGGTCGTCTCCGGCGAGGCGCACGTGGACAACGTCGCACCTGCCCTCCTTGGCGGGTTCACGGTCGCCCGCGAGGACGAAGTCACCACCGTTGACACCGATATCTCTCTGGTCGCCTGTCTCCCCGAAATCGCCATCTCGACGCGTGACGCGCGCCGAGTCGTCCCGACGCGTGCCGACATGGAGGATGTCGTGCACACGGTCGGCTCCGCGGCGACGCTCGCCGTCGGGATGTGTCGGTCGGATCCCGAACTCGTCGGCCGCGGAATGGACGAACGACTCGTCACACCCGCACGGTCGGAACTCATCACCGGCTACGAGAACGTCCGGACGGCCGCCCTCGACGCGGGCGCGACGGGTGTCACTGTCTCCGGTGCGGGACCATCGGTCCTCGCCGCCTGCTATCCGGACGACCGTCGCCAAGTCGCCGCCGCGATGGTAGACGGCTTCGACGACGCCGGAGTAGAGGCGCGAGCGTACCAGACGCGTGTCGGCGGCGGCGCAGTCGTTTTCTAA
- a CDS encoding MATE family efflux transporter, whose product MSARDVNLTDGDLLKPLLVLSLPIILSQMMQVCYNLADTFWVGRVGENAVSALSFSWPIVFLMISIGGGFTVAGTVLVAQNKGAGNDDRVNHVAGQTIAFVILLSAIFSALGYIFAPSLLNLIGTTPGTEVHALSVSYTRTIFLGVYFMFGFFIFQALLRGWGDTRTPMYLMAFGVVLNVIIDPFLILGFQNNPIFGMLGFDGLQATLFSLTGFTGMGVQGAAVATVFSRGVGALVGFYLLFSGRVGIHLSKDDLILKADTVRSIVRIGAPTSIEQSTRALGVTALTALAAYAGTTVAGIDTSAAVAAFGIGNRLNSLVFLPAIGLQQGVETVVGQNLGADKPERSKQTVFLGVGLISAALAVVSVVSYQFAEPIVAVFIPGEPNVIAIGVNFLRINALGFVFLGIFRVVSGGFRGSGSTRTAMAFSLLALWVLRIPPAYALVEWTGLGLDGIWYAMAFSNVAAAIVAGLWFLRGTWTDNVVDVSRPVPADD is encoded by the coding sequence GTGAGTGCGCGCGATGTGAATCTCACCGATGGTGACCTGCTGAAACCGCTGTTAGTACTGTCGCTCCCTATCATTCTCTCGCAGATGATGCAGGTCTGCTACAACCTCGCGGACACGTTTTGGGTCGGCCGCGTCGGCGAGAACGCCGTCTCGGCGCTCTCGTTTTCGTGGCCGATCGTCTTCCTTATGATCTCTATCGGTGGCGGGTTCACCGTCGCCGGAACCGTACTGGTCGCACAGAACAAAGGTGCGGGTAACGACGACAGAGTGAACCACGTCGCGGGGCAGACTATCGCATTTGTGATCCTCCTCTCGGCGATTTTCTCCGCTCTCGGCTACATCTTCGCGCCGTCGCTTCTGAACCTCATCGGAACGACGCCGGGCACCGAAGTACACGCGCTTTCGGTATCGTACACCCGAACCATCTTCCTCGGCGTCTACTTCATGTTCGGCTTCTTCATCTTCCAGGCGCTTCTGCGCGGATGGGGAGATACTCGAACGCCGATGTACCTGATGGCGTTCGGTGTCGTCCTCAACGTCATCATCGACCCGTTCCTCATCCTCGGCTTCCAGAACAACCCCATCTTCGGGATGCTCGGGTTCGACGGCTTACAGGCGACGCTGTTCAGTCTGACCGGATTCACCGGGATGGGCGTGCAGGGTGCCGCGGTGGCGACCGTGTTCTCCCGCGGCGTCGGCGCACTCGTCGGATTTTACTTGCTGTTCTCCGGGCGCGTCGGTATCCACCTCTCGAAGGACGACCTCATCTTGAAGGCCGACACGGTACGGAGCATCGTCCGTATCGGCGCGCCGACAAGCATCGAGCAGTCCACGCGCGCACTCGGTGTAACTGCCCTCACCGCGCTCGCTGCATACGCGGGGACGACGGTAGCCGGTATCGATACCTCCGCGGCCGTCGCCGCCTTCGGTATCGGAAACCGTCTGAACTCGCTCGTGTTCCTGCCCGCTATCGGACTGCAACAGGGTGTCGAAACGGTCGTCGGACAGAATCTCGGCGCGGACAAACCCGAGCGCTCGAAGCAGACGGTGTTCCTCGGCGTCGGTCTCATTTCGGCCGCACTCGCCGTCGTCAGCGTTGTCAGCTACCAGTTCGCAGAACCCATCGTCGCGGTGTTTATCCCCGGAGAACCAAACGTCATCGCTATCGGCGTGAACTTTCTCCGAATCAACGCGCTCGGGTTCGTCTTCCTCGGCATCTTCCGTGTCGTCTCCGGTGGGTTCCGTGGGAGCGGTTCGACGCGGACGGCGATGGCGTTCTCGCTGCTCGCGCTTTGGGTCCTTCGTATTCCGCCCGCCTACGCCCTCGTTGAGTGGACTGGCCTCGGTCTGGACGGCATCTGGTACGCGATGGCGTTCTCGAACGTCGCCGCCGCCATCGTCGCCGGACTCTGGTTCCTCCGCGGCACGTGGACGGACAACGTCGTCGATGTGTCACGACCCGTCCCGGCCGACGACTGA
- a CDS encoding DUF6149 family protein, whose protein sequence is MKIRQNIRHFAAKKALTMPVVGDIATDKLVGLHVRVFGEKADPDHREEREPHMEAFFDCTFDTYVAALESGFSEAKAREITHIQANFDFYNHGWTEMMEFPADELEAHYERYEEFFQRYDIDIANPLGDFRTQDIPEAPSTPEKLDDPEHPHAVGGFADDVYVEDESGELHVGGQEEPEDVDVSAAPGVNDTDVDESEA, encoded by the coding sequence ATGAAAATCCGACAGAACATCCGGCACTTTGCCGCCAAAAAGGCGCTGACGATGCCGGTCGTCGGGGATATCGCCACGGATAAACTAGTCGGCCTGCACGTCCGCGTGTTCGGTGAGAAAGCTGATCCCGACCACCGCGAGGAGCGCGAACCCCACATGGAGGCGTTCTTCGACTGCACGTTCGACACGTACGTGGCAGCACTCGAATCCGGGTTCTCCGAGGCCAAAGCCCGCGAGATCACCCACATTCAGGCGAATTTCGACTTCTACAACCACGGGTGGACAGAGATGATGGAGTTCCCCGCCGACGAACTCGAAGCCCACTACGAGCGCTACGAGGAGTTCTTCCAGCGGTACGACATCGACATCGCAAATCCCCTCGGAGACTTCCGAACCCAAGACATCCCGGAAGCACCATCGACGCCCGAAAAACTCGACGACCCTGAACACCCCCACGCCGTGGGCGGGTTCGCAGACGACGTGTACGTCGAAGACGAGTCCGGTGAACTCCACGTCGGCGGTCAGGAAGAACCCGAAGACGTGGATGTGAGCGCCGCACCTGGCGTGAACGATACCGACGTGGACGAAAGCGAAGCATAA
- a CDS encoding NAD(P)/FAD-dependent oxidoreductase codes for MTQSYVIIGDGIAGSSAAETLREEEPDADITVVTDEGEALYNRILIKEFAKGKLPEAPISIHEPEWYDERDIELKLNTLVTDVDPDGHTIETHEGETLSWDKLLVSVGGTPTQLPVDNSDAEGIHHFWTFQDARKIRSHMEEADSSVVVGAGLLGIDLAAITAAQGVEGKYLMRGNCWWRYALSEEGGEIIHNALRERNVEPVFESGVDHFEVDDDGRVTTAVDPNGDEYDADFVGIAIGLDFNTEILQGTDIECDNGIIVDEYMRTNHEDVFAAGDITQFHDVILGERAQNGAWGSAKEQGTIAAKNMVDYGTEEFRWVSSYSITHFDFPFLSFGHPTLGDDEAEAKYSDTEWRRLAFKDGKIVGGVLIGDLAPQSKYKKLMREERVVADQKDVLMQEQFEIEDLDLEEEAPVE; via the coding sequence ATGACCCAGTCGTACGTCATCATCGGCGACGGTATCGCGGGGAGTTCCGCCGCTGAAACCCTCCGCGAGGAGGAACCCGACGCCGACATCACCGTCGTCACAGACGAGGGGGAGGCACTGTACAATCGTATTCTCATCAAAGAGTTCGCCAAGGGGAAACTCCCGGAAGCGCCAATTTCCATTCACGAACCTGAGTGGTACGACGAGCGTGACATCGAACTCAAGCTTAACACCCTCGTCACCGACGTTGACCCCGACGGGCATACCATCGAGACGCACGAGGGCGAGACGCTCTCGTGGGACAAACTGCTCGTCTCCGTCGGCGGAACGCCGACGCAACTGCCCGTCGATAACTCCGACGCCGAGGGCATCCACCACTTCTGGACGTTCCAGGACGCCCGTAAGATTCGCTCCCACATGGAAGAGGCCGACAGTTCCGTCGTCGTCGGTGCCGGCCTTCTCGGCATCGACCTCGCGGCAATTACGGCCGCACAGGGTGTCGAAGGCAAATATCTCATGCGCGGCAACTGCTGGTGGCGCTACGCGCTCTCCGAGGAGGGTGGCGAAATCATTCACAACGCGCTCCGTGAACGTAACGTCGAACCCGTCTTCGAGTCCGGTGTTGACCACTTCGAGGTCGATGACGACGGCCGAGTCACGACGGCGGTAGACCCCAACGGCGACGAGTACGACGCCGACTTCGTCGGCATCGCCATCGGGCTTGACTTTAACACGGAGATTCTGCAGGGAACCGACATCGAGTGCGATAACGGTATTATCGTAGACGAATACATGCGGACGAACCACGAGGACGTGTTCGCGGCAGGCGACATCACGCAGTTCCACGACGTGATCCTCGGCGAGCGCGCCCAGAACGGTGCATGGGGCTCCGCGAAAGAGCAAGGCACCATCGCCGCGAAGAACATGGTCGATTACGGGACAGAGGAGTTCCGGTGGGTCTCTTCGTACTCGATCACGCACTTTGACTTCCCGTTCCTCTCGTTCGGCCATCCGACGCTCGGCGACGACGAGGCCGAGGCGAAGTACTCCGACACCGAATGGCGTCGGCTGGCGTTCAAAGACGGAAAAATCGTCGGCGGCGTCCTCATCGGCGACCTCGCACCGCAGTCGAAGTACAAGAAGCTCATGCGCGAGGAACGCGTCGTTGCCGACCAGAAGGACGTACTGATGCAAGAGCAGTTCGAGATCGAAGATCTCGACCTCGAAGAAGAAGCCCCCGTCGAGTAA
- a CDS encoding universal stress protein, with protein MKQALVVVTPGKRGRRLIREAGEYATGTDTELVLLTIIPEDEFEEKRRAVSEIGSSDAIYTLEQAEGTAEREAMEIADDVLSELNVSYRAVSTVGRKADTILDVAETEGVDHVFLGGRRRSPAGKALFGDVAQKVLLTFEGPVTLLMGDDELGDEDADTAE; from the coding sequence ATGAAACAAGCACTCGTCGTCGTCACGCCCGGTAAACGCGGCCGTCGTCTCATCCGAGAAGCGGGAGAGTACGCAACAGGAACAGACACCGAACTCGTTCTCTTGACGATCATCCCGGAGGACGAATTCGAGGAGAAGCGTCGTGCTGTCTCCGAAATCGGCTCGTCAGACGCCATCTACACCCTCGAACAGGCCGAGGGAACCGCAGAGCGCGAAGCGATGGAAATCGCCGACGACGTACTATCGGAACTGAACGTGTCCTACCGCGCCGTCAGTACCGTCGGTCGGAAGGCCGACACGATTCTTGACGTTGCCGAAACCGAGGGCGTCGATCACGTCTTCCTCGGCGGCCGTCGTCGCTCGCCCGCCGGAAAAGCACTGTTCGGTGACGTCGCCCAGAAGGTTCTGCTCACGTTCGAGGGACCCGTCACGCTCCTGATGGGCGACGACGAACTAGGCGATGAAGACGCTGACACAGCCGAGTAG
- a CDS encoding NAD(P)/FAD-dependent oxidoreductase: protein MIGVVGGGIAGLAAAYRLRQHGYDVQVFEATDDVGGLAAVYETDGDDIEKFYHHLSKSEETIVELAQELGLGNRLEWKIGKNSYYVDGTAHPLDTAWQIAAYPHMSLYDKFRLGMLTQGIDVRGGIPDFDAYNELSEYEHVSIRDFVVEHTTRGVYENFVDPLLDGKFGHRKDDISAAWFLGRIRFRGERDLLRGEILGYFDGGFRPLLDALVDAVGRENITTGARVAELATDGESVDSLTVETADGTTTHDVDSVVVAAMPNVLEDLTGYECDIEFQGAVCGLVTMSESLLDTYWLNVAHDAPFGSLIEHTNFIPKERYGGDHLLYIASYVQSREEELWQMDDDEVEELWLDEIESMYPDFDRSTVEEFRIARNPRAGPIYERGYLDLVVPYDLGDEVSEGVYYAGMASASQYPERSLNGGIVAGYECADRIAQKRRPDPDRESVPADD from the coding sequence ATGATAGGTGTCGTCGGTGGCGGAATCGCAGGACTCGCCGCAGCGTATCGGCTGCGACAACACGGCTACGACGTGCAGGTGTTCGAAGCCACGGACGACGTGGGCGGCCTCGCGGCCGTCTACGAGACGGACGGCGACGATATCGAGAAGTTCTATCACCACCTCTCGAAATCCGAGGAGACTATCGTCGAACTCGCACAGGAATTGGGCCTCGGTAACAGATTAGAGTGGAAAATCGGCAAGAACTCCTACTACGTAGACGGAACCGCCCACCCACTGGATACGGCGTGGCAGATTGCCGCGTACCCGCACATGAGCCTCTACGACAAGTTCCGCCTCGGAATGCTCACGCAGGGTATCGACGTGCGTGGCGGTATCCCCGATTTCGACGCCTACAACGAACTGAGCGAGTACGAACACGTCTCCATCCGCGACTTCGTGGTCGAACACACCACTCGTGGCGTGTACGAGAACTTCGTTGATCCACTGCTTGACGGGAAGTTCGGCCACCGGAAAGACGACATCTCAGCGGCATGGTTCCTCGGTCGCATCCGGTTCCGCGGCGAGCGTGACCTCCTGCGCGGCGAGATTCTGGGCTACTTCGACGGTGGCTTCCGACCGCTCTTGGACGCCCTCGTCGATGCCGTCGGCCGCGAGAACATCACGACCGGCGCGCGAGTGGCCGAGTTGGCGACCGATGGCGAGTCGGTCGATTCGCTCACCGTGGAAACTGCGGATGGAACTACGACGCACGACGTGGACTCCGTCGTCGTCGCGGCGATGCCGAACGTCCTCGAAGATCTGACCGGGTACGAGTGCGATATCGAGTTCCAAGGGGCCGTCTGTGGCCTCGTCACGATGTCCGAGTCGTTGCTGGACACCTACTGGCTCAACGTCGCCCACGACGCTCCGTTCGGATCGCTCATCGAACACACGAACTTCATCCCGAAAGAGCGGTACGGCGGTGACCACCTGCTGTATATCGCCAGCTACGTCCAGAGCCGCGAGGAGGAGTTGTGGCAGATGGACGACGACGAAGTCGAGGAGTTGTGGCTCGACGAAATCGAGTCGATGTACCCCGACTTCGACCGGTCTACAGTCGAAGAGTTCCGTATCGCGCGGAACCCCCGTGCGGGTCCCATCTACGAACGGGGTTATCTCGATTTGGTCGTCCCTTACGACCTCGGAGACGAAGTGTCCGAGGGCGTCTATTATGCGGGGATGGCATCTGCGTCTCAGTACCCCGAACGCTCGCTGAACGGCGGTATCGTGGCAGGCTACGAGTGCGCCGACCGCATCGCACAGAAGCGGCGACCCGACCCGGACCGCGAATCGGTTCCCGCTGACGACTGA
- a CDS encoding TetR/AcrR family transcriptional regulator has translation MESSVPPDVHETVMEATYRALCANGFASLTMQDIADEAEKSTSLLHYHYDTKRDLLVAFLRYLLERFEEKFEDTEDEDPEERLRLLVSRMLPADETTDENRVDESDYDRFGLAILEVRMQAPYEEDYREQLRTNMEVIRSGLANVIEDGIETGAFRDVDPDRTARLIVDALDGARSERVTLDDNDAPTEVAAALDEFVLSSLVTGGDDA, from the coding sequence ATGGAATCGTCGGTCCCCCCCGACGTACACGAGACGGTTATGGAAGCGACGTACCGGGCGCTTTGTGCCAACGGGTTCGCCAGTCTGACGATGCAGGACATCGCGGACGAGGCGGAGAAAAGTACCTCCCTCCTGCACTACCACTACGACACGAAACGCGACCTGTTGGTCGCCTTTCTTCGATATCTCCTCGAACGATTCGAAGAGAAGTTCGAGGATACGGAAGACGAAGATCCCGAAGAACGGCTTCGCCTTCTTGTTTCTCGGATGCTTCCGGCGGACGAAACCACCGATGAAAATCGGGTTGACGAATCGGATTACGACCGCTTCGGACTCGCTATCCTCGAAGTCCGGATGCAGGCCCCGTACGAGGAGGACTACCGCGAGCAGTTGCGTACGAACATGGAGGTAATCCGGTCGGGGCTGGCGAATGTCATCGAAGACGGTATCGAGACGGGTGCGTTCCGCGATGTCGATCCAGACAGGACGGCGCGACTCATCGTAGACGCCCTCGACGGCGCGCGGAGCGAACGCGTGACGTTGGACGACAATGACGCCCCTACGGAGGTTGCCGCCGCGCTTGACGAGTTCGTCCTTTCGTCGTTAGTGACTGGAGGTGACGACGCGTGA